In the Actinomycetota bacterium genome, GTACGAGCACTGCCCCCGAGTGCGTGGTTGCAGGCGGGGACCTTCGGGTCGGTCAGCCGACGGCGTTGTCGGCGAGGGCGTGAAGGATCGTCTTCATCTGAAACGGGGTCAGGCCGGGATGCTTCCCGAGGATCCTCGCCACCACCCCGGCCAGATGCGCCGCTGCGAAGCTGTTTCCCGTCGCCCGGAGGGTCGTCCCGGCGCGCCAGGCCACCTCGACGTCGATCCCCGGTGCCCCGAACTCGACCGGTGGGGCGGGGTTGTAATCGAAGCGGAACGGATCCGTTCGGCCGTGCGCCGCCACCGAGAACACCGACGAGTACTGCGACGGGTAGCTGGGGGCCGCCACGTTGTTCACCGCGGAGACCAGCATGAGATGGTGGAAGTAGGCCTCGTCGGCCAGCTCGTGCAGCAGCGCGAAATACTCCCGCTTGGACGTGCTGAGGCTCATGTTGACCACCTGCATGCCGTGGTCGATGGCCCACCGGAGCCCGGCGGCGAACACCACGCCGCGCCCCTTCAGGTTCCCGCCCAGGACCCGGACGCTGTAGAGCTCGGCTTCGGGAGCGGCCCTGCGGATGATCCCGGCGCAAGCCGTGCCGTGCCCGAACAGGTCCTCGTGTGGCCCCTCGATGGCGCGGACCTCCTCCGGTGCCTCCGGGTCGTATTCGAACGCCACCGCCCCGGCCACCCCGCCGACGGCGGGATGAGCCGCTTCGACGCCGCTGTCGATCACGGCGACCTTCACCCCGGCGCCGGTCCCGCTGTCCATGGCCCACTCCCGCGTGATCCGGGCCGGAAGGGTGGGCCTGACGCGGCCAAGCCTTTCCGGCTCGAACTGCCAGGACCAGGCGGGCTTCATCTCCCGGGCCGGCCCCGGAGATAGGAGAGGAACTCTTCCAGCAGCCGAGTGGCCGCCGCCCGCTCGCGAGTTCCCAGCCGACCCAGCTCGGCGAAGCGAGCGGCGAGCTCGGCCAACTCGGGGTCAGGACCCGTGGATTCTCGGGCGACCAGCTCCAGCGCCGCCACGACATCCCGTCCTTCGGCCACCCGCGCGGCGGCGGTGAAGAGCGTCCGTCCGAGTTCCGAGAAGACCCGCGAGGCCTCGATGGCGAGGGCGGCCTGCCGGGCGAACAGCGACAGCAGCTCGAGGTCCGTGGTCCCGCCCGGCCCGCCTCCTCGAGGGTCGAGGACCTCGATGACGCCGATGATCTCGCGGTCGGTCTCGAGCGGCATGGCCAGGATGGTGTTCGGAACATATCCGAGGGATTCGGCGATGTCCCGGGCGAACCGGGGATCCCGGGCCGCGTCCTGGATCGCGATGGGCTGGCCGGAGGTGACCACCCACCCTGCGATGCCGCTGCCCACCGGAAGGCGCATTCCCACGATGGCCTGCTCGGCCCCGCCCGAAGCCATGTGGAAGACGAGCTCCTCCTCGCTCTCGTCGAGGAGGGCGAGCGAGCAGGCTGTGGCCCCGAA is a window encoding:
- a CDS encoding GAF domain-containing protein, producing the protein MGENGETEETVLRELARLATDMGPALVPAGHDELLRSIIAAARAVFGATACSLALLDESEEELVFHMASGGAEQAIVGMRLPVGSGIAGWVVTSGQPIAIQDAARDPRFARDIAESLGYVPNTILAMPLETDREIIGVIEVLDPRGGGPGGTTDLELLSLFARQAALAIEASRVFSELGRTLFTAAARVAEGRDVVAALELVARESTGPDPELAELAARFAELGRLGTRERAAATRLLEEFLSYLRGRPGR
- a CDS encoding S8 family serine peptidase, whose protein sequence is MDSGTGAGVKVAVIDSGVEAAHPAVGGVAGAVAFEYDPEAPEEVRAIEGPHEDLFGHGTACAGIIRRAAPEAELYSVRVLGGNLKGRGVVFAAGLRWAIDHGMQVVNMSLSTSKREYFALLHELADEAYFHHLMLVSAVNNVAAPSYPSQYSSVFSVAAHGRTDPFRFDYNPAPPVEFGAPGIDVEVAWRAGTTLRATGNSFAAAHLAGVVARILGKHPGLTPFQMKTILHALADNAVG